One Streptosporangium sp. NBC_01495 DNA window includes the following coding sequences:
- a CDS encoding serine/threonine-protein kinase has product MVIGDRYVLDDLPLGQGGMGAVYGGHDKHLDRRVAVKFLKFLTGPDEELKRRFLREARILARLEHPGAPVLYDFGTFDQRLFQVMQFIEGVTVADVVSEHGPLPVPWAAAIAAQACAVLTAAHALSIYHRDLKPTNLMLCPDGSVKVLDFGLAVLRESGSTQFTRVGQILGTPSYMAPEQIQRGLSGPRSDLYALGCVIHEMLTGRQLFTGPTEYAVFERQVKERPAEVPGVPDELNRLVAELLEKDPDNRPSGADVLYERLQPFAVDLPMLPGFLHPSSVPSPGRMYARMVGRVLG; this is encoded by the coding sequence ATGGTCATCGGCGACCGATACGTGCTCGACGACCTCCCGCTCGGCCAGGGAGGCATGGGGGCCGTCTACGGCGGCCACGACAAGCATCTCGACCGCAGGGTGGCCGTCAAGTTCCTGAAGTTCCTCACCGGCCCCGACGAGGAGCTGAAGCGGCGTTTCCTGCGCGAGGCCCGCATCCTGGCCAGGCTGGAGCACCCCGGCGCTCCGGTCCTGTACGACTTCGGCACCTTCGACCAGCGGCTGTTCCAGGTGATGCAGTTCATCGAGGGCGTCACCGTGGCCGACGTGGTCAGCGAACACGGCCCGCTCCCGGTGCCCTGGGCCGCGGCGATCGCCGCCCAGGCCTGCGCGGTGCTGACGGCCGCCCACGCGCTGTCCATCTACCATCGCGACCTGAAGCCGACCAATCTGATGCTCTGCCCCGACGGGAGCGTGAAGGTCCTCGACTTCGGCCTGGCCGTGCTGCGCGAGTCCGGCTCGACCCAGTTCACCCGGGTGGGCCAGATCCTCGGCACCCCGTCGTACATGGCCCCCGAGCAGATCCAGCGCGGACTGTCCGGCCCCCGCAGCGACCTCTACGCCCTCGGGTGCGTGATCCACGAGATGCTGACGGGCCGCCAGCTGTTCACCGGCCCCACCGAGTACGCCGTGTTCGAGCGCCAGGTGAAGGAACGCCCGGCGGAGGTGCCCGGGGTGCCGGACGAGCTGAACCGTCTGGTCGCCGAACTGCTCGAGAAGGACCCCGACAACCGTCCCTCGGGCGCCGACGTCCTCTACGAGCGGCTGCAGCCCTTCGCGGTGGACCTGCCGATGCTTCCCGGCTTCCTGCACCCGTCGTCGGTGCCGAGCCCGGGGCGGATGTACGCGCGGATGGTCGGCCGGGTTCTGGGCTGA
- a CDS encoding PadR family transcriptional regulator, giving the protein MSLRHALLGLLYEGPASGYDLMKLFEISLDNVWAATQSQLYGELGRLAAAGLIEVVAEGPRGRKEYALTEPGLAELRHWLTEVEPEQVRRSDMLLRVFFLGTVDPAQAGAYLARQGAIAAEQHERLSEIRPLTEGPEQISIYGRLALEWGLRASVMQQEWAEWAAREIETFAAAAATRDTRTTQDAQDAQDAQDGQDGQDGQDGQDGQDGQSAQDEQDEQGGHTADAEHPDLGRETPEAGRATADR; this is encoded by the coding sequence ATGAGCCTCCGACACGCGCTCCTGGGTCTGCTCTACGAAGGTCCGGCGAGTGGCTACGACCTGATGAAGCTGTTCGAGATCTCCCTCGACAACGTCTGGGCCGCCACCCAGAGCCAGCTCTACGGTGAGCTCGGCCGCCTCGCCGCCGCCGGGCTGATCGAGGTCGTCGCCGAGGGGCCGCGAGGTCGCAAGGAGTACGCGCTGACGGAGCCGGGCCTGGCCGAGCTGCGCCACTGGCTGACCGAGGTCGAGCCCGAGCAGGTCCGCCGCAGCGACATGCTGCTCCGGGTCTTCTTCCTGGGTACGGTCGATCCCGCCCAGGCCGGTGCCTACCTGGCCCGGCAGGGCGCCATCGCGGCCGAGCAGCACGAGCGGCTCAGCGAGATCCGCCCGCTGACCGAGGGCCCCGAACAGATCTCCATCTACGGGCGGCTCGCCCTGGAGTGGGGTCTGCGCGCCAGCGTCATGCAGCAGGAGTGGGCCGAGTGGGCCGCCCGCGAGATCGAGACCTTCGCCGCCGCCGCGGCCACCCGGGACACGCGGACAACCCAGGACGCCCAGGACGCCCAGGACGCCCAGGACGGACAGGACGGACAGGACGGACAGGACGGACAGGACGGACAGGACGGACAGAGCGCACAAGACGAGCAGGACGAGCAGGGCGGGCACACCGCGGACGCCGAGCATCCGGACCTCGGCCGTGAGACGCCGGAGGCCGGCAGGGCGACCGCCGACCGATAG
- a CDS encoding carotenoid oxygenase family protein, whose translation MTPSYLQGDLAPVPDETDAHDLSVDGVLPTELTGRYFRNGPNPLPGQNPGHWFAGHGMLHGVRLRDGRAEWYRNRWTRTTSFTDDAPFLTDSGERDLAAVTANTSVIRHSERILALVESGLPYEIGPELDTIGSCDFGGRLTTAMTAHPKEDPRTGELLFFGYGFAPPYLTYHRLSAGGELVESRQVEVPGPTMMHDFAITENHVVWLDLPVLFDMEVAMERRGLPYRWDDAYGARLGVMGRADGRVRWFDVDPCYVFHVGNAHEDASGRVVLDAIRYTPQSFRNVWERISGGTGGAPGPSASGNLRLGASLHRWTLDPESGLAKDERLDDRATEFPTVNPTRTGLPSRYLYTVAHNTIVKYDTDTGASDVRETGGATGEAVFVPAGNARAEDDGWLMSIVTAGDDSSLWVLDAGTLESVATVRLPRRVPAGFHGSWFADT comes from the coding sequence ATGACCCCGTCCTACCTGCAGGGCGATCTCGCGCCCGTTCCCGACGAGACCGACGCCCACGACCTCTCGGTCGACGGGGTTCTCCCCACCGAGCTGACCGGGCGTTACTTCCGCAACGGTCCCAACCCGCTGCCGGGTCAGAACCCGGGGCACTGGTTCGCCGGTCACGGCATGCTCCACGGCGTCCGCCTGCGCGACGGCCGCGCCGAGTGGTACCGCAACCGGTGGACGCGGACCACCTCGTTCACCGACGACGCCCCGTTCCTCACCGACTCCGGCGAGCGCGACCTGGCCGCCGTCACCGCCAACACCAGCGTGATCCGGCACTCCGAACGGATCCTCGCGCTGGTCGAGAGCGGCCTGCCGTACGAGATCGGCCCCGAGCTGGACACGATCGGCTCCTGCGACTTCGGCGGCAGGCTCACCACGGCCATGACCGCCCACCCCAAGGAGGACCCGCGCACCGGGGAGCTGCTGTTCTTCGGCTACGGCTTCGCCCCTCCGTACCTCACCTACCACCGCCTGTCGGCCGGCGGCGAGCTGGTCGAGAGCCGGCAGGTCGAGGTCCCCGGGCCGACCATGATGCACGACTTCGCGATCACCGAGAACCACGTGGTCTGGCTGGACCTGCCGGTGCTCTTCGACATGGAGGTGGCCATGGAGCGTCGCGGCCTCCCCTATCGCTGGGACGACGCCTACGGCGCCCGGCTCGGCGTCATGGGCCGGGCCGACGGGCGGGTGCGCTGGTTCGATGTGGACCCGTGTTACGTCTTCCACGTCGGCAACGCCCACGAGGACGCCTCGGGCCGGGTGGTCCTCGACGCGATCCGCTACACGCCGCAGAGCTTCCGGAACGTGTGGGAAAGGATCAGCGGCGGCACGGGCGGGGCTCCCGGCCCCTCCGCCTCGGGAAACCTCCGGCTGGGGGCGAGCCTGCACCGGTGGACGCTCGACCCGGAGAGCGGCCTCGCGAAGGACGAGCGCCTCGACGACCGCGCGACCGAATTCCCCACGGTCAACCCGACACGAACCGGGCTCCCCAGCCGCTACCTGTACACCGTGGCCCACAACACGATCGTCAAGTACGACACGGACACCGGCGCGAGCGACGTCAGGGAGACCGGCGGCGCGACGGGCGAGGCCGTGTTCGTCCCCGCGGGAAACGCGCGTGCCGAGGACGACGGCTGGCTGATGTCAATCGTCACGGCGGGGGACGACTCGTCGCTGTGGGTGCTGGACGCCGGCACGCTGGAGTCCGTGGCGACGGTACGGCTGCCGCGCCGGGTGCCCGCGGGCTTCCACGGCTCCTGGTTCGCCGACACTTGA
- a CDS encoding class I SAM-dependent methyltransferase: MNKTAAPADLRTFLTAAVRRQRVVGAIAPSSPALGRALSAVVPALGPSVVVELGAGTGPISEAIRARLAPGSRQLAVEIDPGMAAHLRRTKPWMETIEGDAADLGALLAGAGVDRVDAVVSTLPWSLFPGEQQERILAGVGRALAPSGAFTTVTYLSALPLAGARALRLRLRAAFDEVLTTGPVWRNLPPGVAYVCRRPIVR; the protein is encoded by the coding sequence ATGAACAAGACGGCGGCACCCGCGGACCTGCGGACATTCCTGACGGCCGCGGTGCGCAGGCAGCGCGTGGTGGGCGCGATCGCCCCGAGTTCCCCGGCGCTGGGCAGGGCGCTCAGCGCGGTGGTCCCCGCGCTTGGCCCGTCGGTGGTCGTGGAACTGGGGGCCGGCACCGGCCCGATCAGCGAGGCCATCCGGGCGCGGCTGGCCCCGGGATCCCGCCAGCTGGCGGTGGAGATCGACCCCGGCATGGCCGCGCACCTGCGCCGGACGAAACCCTGGATGGAGACGATCGAGGGCGACGCCGCCGACCTCGGCGCGCTCCTGGCCGGCGCCGGGGTCGACCGGGTGGACGCGGTCGTCAGCACGCTGCCCTGGTCGCTGTTCCCCGGCGAGCAGCAGGAACGGATCCTGGCGGGCGTCGGCCGGGCGCTCGCGCCGTCCGGGGCGTTCACGACCGTCACCTACCTGTCCGCCCTGCCGCTCGCCGGGGCCAGGGCCCTGCGCCTGCGGCTGCGGGCGGCCTTCGACGAGGTGCTGACCACCGGGCCCGTCTGGCGGAACCTGCCTCCCGGGGTGGCGTACGTGTGCCGCAGGCCGATAGTCCGCTAG
- a CDS encoding sensor histidine kinase, protein MRSRAAWQALTRRNLLATWWPWRSVAYLLTSVLVGAVTLVVVLVCLAVGAVLTLVVVGIPFMVALGFSGIPVAALERRRLRIIDSEPVESPHHEPDRPGLRAWVRLRFGEQATWRELAYTGLLVTVLWPMELIALVYGIAGPVLAMCAPLVLREAGEARLLKFWLIDSYPEAFLVTLLGAVLLVLFTYPLTALAVLHGLVARALLGPRQSDEARRVVELTRSRSRLVSAFEAERRRIERDLHDGAQQRLVSLTMTLGLAKLTRGDETAELVGRAHEQAKLALAEIRDLIRGIHPQILTDRGLPAAVADVADRSPVPVEVTVTLPARLPEVVEATAYFVVCEALANVARHSGARRATVTGRMDGARLVVEIGDDGVGGAAAAEGSGLAGLADRVSVVDGRLVLSSPAGGPTLLRVEIPCTPIVPSR, encoded by the coding sequence ATGCGATCGCGGGCGGCCTGGCAGGCACTCACCCGACGGAACCTGCTCGCCACGTGGTGGCCGTGGCGCTCGGTGGCGTACCTGCTGACGAGCGTCCTCGTCGGCGCGGTCACGCTCGTGGTGGTCCTGGTCTGCCTGGCCGTCGGCGCGGTGCTGACGCTGGTGGTGGTGGGCATCCCGTTCATGGTGGCGCTGGGGTTCAGCGGGATACCGGTCGCCGCGCTGGAGCGCCGCCGCCTGCGGATCATCGACTCGGAGCCGGTGGAGTCGCCCCACCACGAGCCCGACCGGCCGGGTCTGCGCGCGTGGGTGCGGTTGCGTTTCGGCGAGCAGGCCACCTGGCGGGAGCTGGCCTACACCGGCCTGCTGGTCACCGTGCTCTGGCCGATGGAGCTGATCGCCCTGGTGTACGGGATCGCCGGACCGGTGCTGGCCATGTGCGCGCCCCTCGTCCTGCGGGAGGCCGGTGAGGCGAGGCTGCTCAAGTTCTGGCTGATCGACAGCTACCCCGAGGCGTTCCTCGTGACGCTGCTCGGGGCCGTCCTGCTCGTGCTGTTCACGTACCCGCTGACGGCGCTCGCGGTGCTGCACGGGCTGGTGGCCCGCGCGCTGCTCGGCCCCCGGCAGAGCGACGAGGCCAGGCGGGTCGTCGAGCTCACCCGGTCCAGGTCCCGGCTGGTCTCGGCCTTCGAGGCCGAACGCCGCAGGATCGAGCGGGACCTGCACGACGGCGCCCAGCAGCGGCTGGTCTCGCTGACCATGACGCTCGGCCTCGCCAAGCTCACCCGGGGGGACGAGACGGCCGAGCTCGTCGGCAGGGCGCACGAGCAGGCGAAGCTCGCGCTGGCCGAGATCCGCGACCTGATCAGGGGAATCCACCCGCAGATCCTCACCGACCGGGGACTGCCCGCCGCCGTCGCCGACGTCGCCGATCGCTCCCCCGTGCCCGTGGAGGTCACCGTGACGCTGCCCGCGCGGCTGCCCGAGGTGGTGGAGGCCACCGCGTACTTCGTGGTGTGCGAGGCGCTGGCGAACGTGGCCCGGCACAGCGGGGCCCGGCGGGCCACGGTCACCGGACGGATGGACGGCGCCCGCCTCGTCGTGGAGATCGGCGACGACGGCGTGGGCGGCGCCGCCGCGGCGGAGGGGAGCGGGCTCGCCGGGCTGGCGGACCGCGTCTCGGTCGTCGACGGCAGACTCGTACTTTCCAGCCCGGCCGGTGGGCCGACCCTGCTACGCGTGGAGATCCCGTGCACTCCGATCGTTCCCTCAAGGTAG
- a CDS encoding response regulator transcription factor, giving the protein MHSDRSLKVVLAEDGVLLRAGLAELLARFGHRVAATAGDAVGLVEAVREHAPDIVVTDVRMPPGFTDEGLRAAVALRAADPRLPVLVLSQYVEQTYAAELLDSGDGTGVGYLLKDRVGDVEEFVDALCDVADGGTIVDPEVVRQLLRRRRDPLERLSPREREVLALMAEGRSNAAIARALVVSEAAVGKHIGNILTKLDLPPAENDHRRVLAVVTYLRG; this is encoded by the coding sequence GTGCACTCCGATCGTTCCCTCAAGGTAGTCCTCGCCGAGGACGGCGTGCTGCTCCGCGCGGGGCTGGCCGAGCTGCTCGCCCGGTTCGGGCACCGGGTGGCGGCCACGGCCGGTGACGCCGTGGGGCTCGTGGAGGCGGTGCGCGAGCACGCCCCCGACATCGTCGTGACCGACGTGCGGATGCCGCCCGGCTTCACCGACGAGGGCCTCAGGGCCGCGGTCGCGCTCCGCGCGGCGGACCCGCGCCTGCCCGTGCTGGTGCTGAGCCAGTACGTCGAGCAGACCTACGCGGCCGAGCTGCTGGACTCCGGTGACGGCACCGGGGTCGGCTACCTGCTCAAGGACCGGGTCGGCGACGTGGAGGAGTTCGTCGACGCGCTGTGCGACGTGGCCGACGGCGGGACGATCGTGGACCCCGAGGTGGTCAGGCAACTGCTGCGCCGCCGCCGCGATCCGCTGGAGCGGCTGTCCCCCCGCGAGCGGGAGGTGCTGGCCCTGATGGCCGAGGGCCGGTCCAACGCGGCGATCGCCAGGGCCCTGGTGGTGTCGGAGGCCGCGGTCGGCAAGCACATCGGCAACATCCTCACCAAACTCGACCTGCCACCGGCCGAGAACGACCATCGCCGGGTGCTGGCGGTGGTGACGTACCTGCGGGGCTGA
- a CDS encoding MBL fold metallo-hydrolase, which yields MEARWVEVADRVLVRRYAELDLSVGLVMGDGGCLVVDTRGDERQGAELLSEVRRITRDPWTVAITHSHFDHSFGTRPFLGRPVWAHEGCRADLVENGDRAREEWARHYRDLGRPDIADDIAKTEIVPPDHLVTDRARLVVGGRPVVLAHLGRGHSGNDLVVHVPDAGVIFAGDLVENGAPPAYEDAYPLEWPATVAGLLDLLDDGPGGATGPGNGDTPISGSVSSPGSGDTIVSDPTSDPGRATGPGRGHGHGGTVVPGHGDPVDRAFVVAQHAEISALARLCERVTAGLLSPADAVRLSPYPEETTGIALGRATGHR from the coding sequence GTGGAAGCACGGTGGGTCGAGGTGGCGGACCGGGTGCTGGTGCGGCGTTACGCCGAGCTGGACCTGTCGGTGGGGCTGGTCATGGGCGACGGCGGCTGCCTGGTGGTCGACACGCGGGGGGACGAGCGGCAGGGGGCGGAGCTGCTCTCGGAGGTCAGGCGGATCACCCGCGACCCGTGGACGGTGGCGATCACCCACTCGCACTTCGACCACAGCTTCGGCACCCGGCCGTTCCTCGGTCGCCCCGTCTGGGCACACGAGGGCTGCCGTGCCGACCTGGTCGAGAACGGCGACCGGGCCAGGGAGGAGTGGGCACGCCACTACCGGGATCTGGGACGCCCGGACATCGCCGACGACATCGCGAAGACCGAGATCGTGCCGCCGGACCATCTCGTGACCGACCGGGCGCGGCTGGTCGTCGGAGGCCGCCCGGTCGTCCTGGCCCATCTCGGCCGCGGCCACTCCGGCAACGATCTGGTCGTCCACGTGCCGGACGCCGGGGTGATCTTCGCCGGGGACCTCGTGGAGAACGGCGCGCCGCCCGCCTACGAGGACGCCTACCCCCTCGAATGGCCCGCCACGGTCGCGGGGCTGCTCGACCTGCTCGACGACGGTCCCGGCGGCGCGACCGGCCCCGGGAACGGCGACACGCCCATCTCCGGCTCCGTCTCCAGCCCCGGCTCCGGCGACACGATCGTTTCCGACCCCACCTCCGACCCCGGCCGCGCGACCGGCCCCGGTCGCGGTCACGGTCACGGCGGCACGGTCGTTCCCGGTCACGGCGACCCGGTCGACCGCGCGTTCGTCGTCGCACAGCACGCGGAGATCTCCGCACTGGCCCGTCTGTGCGAGCGGGTGACCGCGGGTCTCCTGTCTCCCGCCGACGCCGTACGCCTGTCGCCGTACCCCGAGGAGACCACCGGGATCGCCCTCGGCCGCGCGACGGGTCACCGCTGA
- a CDS encoding acyl carrier protein — MSHQDVAGQVGPAGPVGLVGLAEPAEPAGTVGSVGPVGQTAVVERVGGTAGEGAPLSGDALRLWLAGALSTACDGELSAQEILDSDNSFVAMGVTSIATIRLVDLIEAELDVMIDFGGDTWFLQDLDALTTYLTDLTHS, encoded by the coding sequence ATGAGTCACCAAGACGTCGCCGGTCAGGTCGGTCCGGCCGGTCCGGTGGGTCTGGTTGGTCTGGCCGAACCGGCGGAGCCCGCCGGTACTGTCGGTTCTGTCGGTCCTGTCGGGCAGACCGCGGTGGTCGAGCGGGTCGGAGGAACGGCGGGGGAGGGCGCCCCTCTTTCCGGGGACGCTCTCCGGCTGTGGCTGGCCGGGGCCCTGTCCACGGCGTGTGACGGGGAACTCTCCGCCCAGGAAATCCTCGATTCCGACAACTCGTTCGTCGCCATGGGGGTCACGTCGATCGCCACGATCCGCCTGGTCGACCTCATCGAGGCGGAGCTGGACGTCATGATCGACTTCGGCGGTGACACCTGGTTCCTCCAGGACCTGGACGCCCTGACCACCTACCTGACCGACCTCACCCACTCCTGA